The Deltaproteobacteria bacterium genome contains the following window.
GCTCCGGCGTCTCATCTCGCGCACCAGTTCGCACAAAAAACCCCACTGCAACACTTTCGGCAGACTCGCAGGTTTCTCCAATAACCGTAAGACCATTATCCAAGTTGGAACAATTAAACTTCACAGCGATAACTCCAAATTCATCTGAGGACCAAGAGTAACAAGCGTGACGGGCGAAACTCGATAAGCATCGAGATGGCGACAAAGCAAATCGTTATTGACGCTGTCAATAGCCGCCTTTATATCGCCTAAATCCCTAACCTCTCCCAAACTCCACCAATCGTTTGTCAAACGCGAGGCGCGAGCCGAACTAAGTTCTAGCTGGATAACCATCTTAGACTTAATATCAGCCTTAGCGCGCTTGAGTTCTTCATCTGTAACTCCGTTTTTTAAATTTTTCAATTCGCGCACCATGACACTTAAAGTTTGCTGTGCGTGTTCTGGCGTCGTCCCCGCATAAGCCGTGACTGATGCACGCCCAAGCGCGCCATTGTGACTAGCAGAAACCCGATACACCAGACCGCGCTTCTCGCGCACCTCAATAAAAAGTCTTCCAGCCATTCCTCCAGATAAAATCCCCACAGCGACTTTCGCCCTGTAATAATCATCGTGATCAATAGCGACACTTGGATACGCCAACGCAATCTGCAGTTGAGACGTGTCTTGCTCAAGATGAAAGGCGCGCGTCTCCTTGCTTAACGGCCCAGGTAACATCCTCTCGCTACTCCCCTTCCAAGAGCTAAAACTCGCCTCAACGACGCTCTTTATCTCCTCCCAATCGAAGTTACCAGCAACGCCAATTATAGTCCCATTCGCGACAAAGCCTTCTTTATAGTATTTTTTCAATAGCGCTCCACTAACCGCCTCGACTCCACTAGTCGTTCCCAAATTACAACGACCAAAGGGTTCTGGATAAAAGCGCCTAGAAAGCTCCACCATAACTTTGCTCGAAGGTTCATCCTCTAGCGATTTTAATTCCTGAATCACTACATCCTTTACGCTTCTTAGCTCCTCCTCAGGCAAATGCGGTTCGAGCAACATTTTAGCGTATAGCGGAATTATCTTTGAGAGATTCTCGCCCAAAGCCGAGCAGGAGAAGCAGCAGTGCTCCAGCCCTGCGGAACTTGCGCGATGCGCGCCGAGCTTCTCAAACTCCCAGGAGAGCTCCTTGCTATTAAATGGGCCGCCGCCCTTATTAAACATCTCCACAAGAATAGACGCACTTCCTTGCCTCTCTTCCGGATCTGTCACCGCGCCCATGGGCACCAAAATACTCATAGCAGCCGAGGAAACCTGCTTCATAGTTTCCCCTAGCAAAGTAATGCCGTTATCTAATCGATAAACTCTGACGGACTGATCAGCTTTCATAAACTCCCGTAAAATTATCTTTTTTACTTATACTGAATAAAAAATTGTATTTTAGATTTCCAATTTTCGCCATCCCAGAACTATTGTAAAATGAAAAATACCTTTGGATATTATACCATTTACAAAAAGGATTTTTGTAAATGGTATAAACAGCAAGTGCGTAAGCACTTGCCAATAAACAACAAATACTGTTTCCAAAAAGTAAAATATTTAACTTACTTTTTGGAAACGGTATAACTGCATGAGTAAGTAATTAGACGGCTACTGAACTCTTAAAGCATTTTTTGCGCTATAAACTTACTTCACGAGGAAATGTTAAATGACATTTGCTGACAATTGTAAATGTTACTATTGCGGAAAAATTCTCGGAATTATGGCTGGCAACGTGGGCAGGCGCGACACCTGTCAACATTGCCACCATGATTTAAGAACTTGCCATAATTGCAAATACTTCGATCGAAGTGCTTACAACGAGTGCAAAGAGCCAGTTGCAGAACGAGTAGTCGACAAAGATCAGGCTAATTTTTGCGATTACTTTTCGCTAGGAGCAATTGCTACTAGCGACGAAGCGGCGGATAGAGAGAAATGCCTTAAAGCTCTGGACGACTTATTTAGGTAAGGAGGTAAGGGCGTTTTCGGCGGCAGAAATAAAACTATCGAGCATCTCTTTTGTATGTGCCGTCGAGAGGAAGTTGCTCTCAAATGCTGACGGCGCAAGGTAGAAACCTTGGTCGAGCATCGAAAGGTAAAAGTGCTTAAAGAGATTTGCGTTAGTAGTCTTCGCATCGCGATAATTTCTAACATGAGATAGATTGGTGAAAAACAAACCTAGTAAAGAACCACAAGCAACAGCGCAAATAGGAACACTTACGCGCACTGCAAGCTTACGCATTTGACCTACCCAATAATTTGACAACTCCTCAAACTGTGGATACGGATTGCGCTTCTCAAGCAATTTTAGCTGCGAAATTCCAGCCGCCATTGCCAGGGGATTTCCCGACAATGTGCCAGCTTGATAAACCGAGCCACTTGGCGCAAGCA
Protein-coding sequences here:
- a CDS encoding insulinase family protein, whose protein sequence is MKADQSVRVYRLDNGITLLGETMKQVSSAAMSILVPMGAVTDPEERQGSASILVEMFNKGGGPFNSKELSWEFEKLGAHRASSAGLEHCCFSCSALGENLSKIIPLYAKMLLEPHLPEEELRSVKDVVIQELKSLEDEPSSKVMVELSRRFYPEPFGRCNLGTTSGVEAVSGALLKKYYKEGFVANGTIIGVAGNFDWEEIKSVVEASFSSWKGSSERMLPGPLSKETRAFHLEQDTSQLQIALAYPSVAIDHDDYYRAKVAVGILSGGMAGRLFIEVREKRGLVYRVSASHNGALGRASVTAYAGTTPEHAQQTLSVMVRELKNLKNGVTDEELKRAKADIKSKMVIQLELSSARASRLTNDWWSLGEVRDLGDIKAAIDSVNNDLLCRHLDAYRVSPVTLVTLGPQMNLELSL